TGATCTGTATGCACTGATGATCAGTGATGCTTATCCTTATACAGCTAACCTGGAAGATTTTTCTGACTTGCTCACAGATGATGTGCGTAGTTACGGTATGCCCCGCAAATCGACAGGAGAACAGAACACCACTTATTCCAGCTATTACCAGAATGGACAAGGTGTATTCAAATATGATGCTGAAGAGCTGGATGGTTCCGAGGGTACAGCAGCGACGGCTCTGAATGCCTGGGCAAGATATTACAGCAAAATTAAAGGCTGTAATATCATAATTGACTATATAGACAATGTATCGGGAACACAGAAGGACAAGGATGCACTGGTAGGACAATCCTTGCTGCTGAGAGCGTTTTATTACTTTAAGCTGCTGCAGTTGTATTGTGCGCCATATGTTGCCAGTGCAGCATCTACGCCTGGTGTGCCATTGATCTTGTCGATGCAAGTGAGTGACGAACACATTGGCCGCAGTAACCTGCAGGAGACTTTTGACCAGGTAGAAAAAGACCTTACTCAGGCAGCGACATTGCTGGAAGCAAACTATAAAACGCCCAACGCTTATCGCGTAGGTTACATAGCCGCCTATGCATTACTCTCCAGGGTATACCTGTATAAAGGGGAGTGGGACAAAGCGATCGACTATGCTGAAAAAGTGCTGGCGGAACGTTCCCAGTTGACTGATATGAGCCTCTCTTCTTCCTCCGGTTCATTATATATATATGATCAGTCACAGAGCGCAGAAGTGATTTTTCAATATGGGTCTAATCCCAGTGGTGTTACCACGTTTTTCCCTTCTCCGATTAGCTATTCGGGCATGCATGCACCTTACGAAGTAGCTGATGAACTGGGCCAGCTGTATGAAAATAATGACCTGCGGTATAAGTTTTACTTTTATAAAGTTACCGTTTCAGGAGCTGGTTATAACACCCGTAGTTCCAAGATTGGTTTAAACAGTAAAGGCGGTGATAAAGGGATCCGTGTAGCAGAAATGTACCTCAATGCAGCGGAAGGACTGGCCCGTCGCTTCAAGTCCGGCGGCCAGGAAGCCGATCGTACCAGCGCATTGCAATACCTGAATACCCTGCGACAAAACAGGTTTTCTTCTCCATATACCACGATCGATATACAGAATGCTGACTCGCTTATCAGTTTTGCACTGGCAGAAAGAAGAAGAGAGCTATGCCTTGAAGAAAACTTCAGATGGGCAGATATCAAGCGGTTGGGATTGTCTGTGACTCACAATTTCATTGATGCAGACGGGAATAGCACCATCTATACACTGGCGGCAAACAGTCCGTTGTATGCATTACCTATTCCTGTTACTGCTTTAGAGAGAAATAATAAACTGACTCAAAACGCCCGTTAAAAATGAAATTAGCAATCTATATATTCCTTTTGCTGGCATTGGTTGCCTGTAAGAAGCAGGAAGAAACGCTCACCCCTTCTGCGAGCCTGGTTTATACATTACCACAAGGTAGTCATGATTATGATACGACTATCCTGGATTATTATAAGAAGTATGGCACCTACCTATTGTATCAATTCACAGACAGGGACGCCTACTGGACACCAACCGGCTGGAAAAATGCAAGGTATGATTCAGCAGGTGCCTACTGGAATGTGGGGTTCCTGGCTATTGAAGCTGAGGAAACGTACGTAGGTAAACAATTGGAAGTAATACAGCGCCTTTGGTTCAGGTATTATTCCGATAAGTTCCTGAAGCAGTTTTTACCTGTGAAGATCCTGCTCTGTTCCAAAGTAGACTCTTCTTATTTGGGGTATGATTTTTCTACAACCCCAGCTACTTTTTACCTGAACTATAAAGAGGTTGCTGCATGGTACAACTATGACAATATCACTGTTAATTTTGGTAATGCCAATGTAGAAAATATGACCGCAAAAGATTCCGGTTATTTCATCTGGAAAGTATCGCAGGCATTTATGGCAGAAATCTTCGCAACAAAACCTGTTGCTGCTACAGACGATTTTACAAAGCTTACCAGCTATACAACGAAGTTTACCACCCAGGCAGCGGCTTATGCGGCAGGATCCATTTCTACCTATTACAGCGCATCTGCACAGAATGACTGGGAAAAATTTATGCTGGCGATGGTGAGTTGTTCCGAAACCATGCTAAACCAGGCAGAAGCAGCATCATCCTACAGCAATAAAGGTATTCTCAACCCCCTCAAGGATACCAGTGGGAAAATAAAAAAGCGGTATAACATCGTACGGAATTATTTCATCACAAACTATAATGTAGACCTGCAGGCCATCGGCAATGCCGCTATCCCGCAATGATTGAAGAAAGATGACGACTTTAAATCGATTAATCCTTATCTGCATGTTCTATGCAGCCCCCCTGTCATTGTCAGCACAGTCTGCTGATAGTATTCCATCTATGGAAAGTTTTATTAAATCGACGGCTGTGCGTCACCAGGGAATGTGTAATATCTATATACAGGAAGGGCGTTACCTCATGGAAGTGCCGGATAGTATTAATGGACGTGATATCCTCTCTGCTATTACGATTGTAAAAGGTGCTGCGCAGGTAGAACGTAAGCCCGAAAAGCGATTCGGTTATGCCGGAGATGCGGTGTTTGAAAGAGTGATCCGCTTTGTGAAAGCAGGGGACAAACTCAATATCGTACAACCTATATTTCAGAATGCACAGGATTCAACCACCATCTATTACAAGGTAGCTAACAATACTTTGATGCCTGTATTATTGTCTTTTCCTGTAATGGCAAAGAGTGATCATGCTGTACTGATTGATTTTACAGAGACACTTACTGGGGATGGAGATCTCTTTGCATTGAAAGGAGCAAAGAAAGAGTTGAGCTTAGGTAATCTTGAAGCAGACAAGTCTTCCATCCTAAGTATTCGTTGCTTTCCTGCTAACATGAATTTTCGGTCTCTGCGTACTTATGGTCCTGGAGGGGAAAGCAAAAATTCTTCTGCATGGGAGGTCGGTGCTTCCTGGGTATTATTGCCGCTGCACCCTATGCCGCAGCGCTTTGAGGATAGCAGGGTAGGTTATTTTACAAAGACAATCAGAGACTACGATAATTATGCAACTAATCCCAGGATGGTACAGTTGACTATCCGCTGGGACTTGCACCCTAAGCCGGCAGATGTGCCCCGTTACCTGGCAGGAGAGTTGGTAGAACCAGAACATCCGATTGTGTTTTATATCGATAAGCATACGCCTGCTTACCTGGTTCCTTATTTTATAAAAGGGGTGAATGCCTGGCAACAGGCATTTGAAAAAGCTGGTTTCAGACATGCCATTTATGCGTTGCCGGAACCATCTGAAGAAGATAGTACCTATGCCATGGAAGATGTCAGGTTCTCTTATATTTCTTACAAAGGTTCTCCTATTGAGAATGCCTTTGGTCCCAATGTAAGCGATCCACGGTCCGGTCAGATCATCAGTAGTAGAGTCGCGGTATTTCACAGTGTGTTAGACCTGATACAGCGCTGGTATTTTTCTATGTGTGCTGCGACCGATACAGCAGCTCGTCACTATCCGCTGAGCCATGATGTGATGGGCCGGCTGATACAGAATGTCATCACTCATGAGGTGGGGCATACGTTGGGGTTAAAACACAACTTTGGTGGCAGCGCATTTTATGAAGTAGATAGTATTCGTGTACCGGCTTATGTGGCAAAGAATGGTTTTGGGGCATCCATAATGGATTATATGCGATTCAATTATACTGCACAGCCGGAAGATCATATGCCAGACACCCTGTTGGTACCCGGTATTGGTGTGTATGATTTGTTTGCGATTGAATGGGGATATCGTTACCTGCCACAATTTACAACACCAAAAGCGACTTCCGATTCATTGGAACGCTGGGTGACGGAAAAGCGAAAAGATATTCGCCTTCGCTTTGGTAGAGAGAATGACCAGATGGATCCACGTTATCAATCGGAAGATGTAGGGAGTGACCCGGTACAAGCCGGCAAACTGGGTATTAAAAACCTCCAGCTTACCATGCAGCATTTTAATAAATGGATGAAGACGTCTGAGAATGATCCTGCCCATTACAGACAGCAATACAGGAGCCTGTTAGGTCGATATCATAATTACCTGTTGCATGCATTGGTTGAGGTTGGGGGACGGTATAATAACAGGGAAGCAAAGCCTGAGGAAAACTTCCCCTCTTACGAGCCGGTACCCAGGGCAAGACAGGAAGCGGCTGTTGCTTTCTTGGAGGAATATTTGTTGGAGTATCCCAAATGGTTGTTTGATACAGCTATTATGAGGAAAGCTGCATTCGAATTTGACAGGGATGGTATGGAGCCTTTCAATATTACTTTGTCCCGTTTGATCATGTCATACAGCCATATAAATGATAATCTGGTGGTCAATCCAAAGGGCTATGCTACAAAGGAACTGTACGAAAGATTATATACAGTTATATTCAGTAAACCTGCTACCAGTAAATTCAATAGGGAGCTGCAACGTACATTACTCATAAAATCATTGTCAATAGTAGCATCATCTTCAGGTTTTTCTGATGATGTAAGTGTACAACTGCTGGCTATAATTGATAAGATAGGTACAAAAAGCAGGAAAGAATTACAGATGAGTACTGACGTGCTCTTGAAAGCACATTGGGAGTCACTGGCAGATATGATTACCATTTGGGAAAAAGGAAATGCTTCCTCACTGGCAGCAGGTAAATAAATAATATTGGCATATGAGAAGACCACTGATAACAGCTTGTCTGCTATTTAATGTAGCACTGGCTACTGCACAAAATAAATCACCGAAATCCTATAAAGAGTTTTATAAGGATGGCATGAAGAAGATAGAAGGAGATTATTCTATCTACAAAAAGGATAAACACTATTACCTGGAAATACCAGACAATGCACTGGAAAAAGATGTATTGGTAATGGGATATGTAAGGAAAGGATATTCTTCTGCGATAGCAAAATCAGCAGGTATTATCCGGTTCAGTAAAGGTATCAATAACTCGTTGAATGTAACCCGTATTAGTTTTAATGAAGGTGCCAGCGGTGATATCAATGGGGATATGGAACCAGTAATAAAACGGTCGGGTTTATTGCCTATCAGTTACGGTTATTCAATAGTAGCAACAGGAAAGAAAGGGGGGTATATTATCGAGATTTCCCGTCAGATTCTTGAAGGAGGAGATTGGTTTGCATTTCCTGATTTGACTTTCCTGAGTCATCCCGATCCGGAGCGTTCGGTGGTGGAAGATATTAAAACTACAGAAAAGGCAGTACGGTTTACAGTAGAACGGTCTCAGACAGATTTTAACAAAGACTTTGTATCAGGCCGGGATATGGACAATGCCAATACTTACGAAATAGAACTTGTATTCCAGCAATTGCCTGACGAAAAGATGCCAAGAAAACTGGCAGAGAAAGCATCTCCATTTGAAACATTTAGCTTCATGGACTATGGTAGAACAGCTTATACCGCCCGCAAAACATCTTTTATTCATAAATGGAATATCAGTAATAAAATTAGTGTAGCACTAGACCCGAATATTCCTGCTTTTTTCAGAAAGTATATTGAGCAGGGAGTACTGGCATGGAATGTAGCTTTTCATGGAGATGTATTAAAGATTGTACAGGATCAGCAGTTAAGCCCTGGGTATATGCTGGTGAACTGGGGTAATACATATAATTCACCCATCGTTGCGACCGTTGAGCATCCTGAAACAGGTGAAATACTCGCAGCCCGTATTAATGTGACCGAAGCGGTAACGGATCAACTGATGTTACGATACTTGCTGCAATGTGGCGCCAATGATAAAAGAATTATAAAAGATATCAGGAACCCGGAGATCCAGGGTGAGATTTTAAGGTGGCTCATGACCCAAACCGTAGGTGAAGCATTGGGCTTACGTGCGAACCTGAGCGGCAGTGCTGCTTATACCACTGCACAACTGCGGAATCCCGCATGGATGAAGACGCATGCTTTCTCGGCTTCTATCATGGATGACATAGAATTTAACTATGTAGCTCAACCCGAAGATCACGTACCTGTGAGTACACTGATGCCGGGCATTGGTGAAGCAGACATTGCTGCGATCGAATGGGGATACGGACAAGGGCCGGCACCTACGTACTTGCCGGAAGATTCTTTGAACCCGCTTACACAGCATTATGACCTTGCTGCTGATAAGATCATGGCGTCAACACTTGCCATTAAGAATTTGCAGCGCGTGTTCCTGCAACTGGATACTATCAGCAAACAACTGGATGGTACGGAAGACCTTTTTAAAAGCAATGGATCCCTGTATGGTGCGGCATTGATCAGCTATGAGAAATACTGTATGGATGTGTCAGCGCTGATTGGTGGGGTATGCCGCAAGCCACTTTCGCTGGGAGAAGAAAAGATAAAGGCAGATGCTGCTGTACAAAAACAGGCATTGGCTTTCTTACAACAATATGTATTCAGCGGCCCTGCTGCGTGGATGAAAATAAATGGTACTCCTGGTGGTCGTGTGATCAGCGTAGAGGAGTCATTTACCCACATGCAGATTGCGATTCTGAAATCACTTATTGACATAAGAAAACTTGACCAGGTGGCAGATGCAAATGAGATTTTTAATTTCATTGATAAAGAAGTGTTCTTTTCCTTCAGTAAAGAAAAGGTGCTGAATACAGAAGAACGTACGATGCAGGCAAAATTTGTATACGAGCTTGCCCAGGCTACTTACAAAGCAAATATCAGTACTGGTTTAAATGATGCCAATGTACTGCTGCATTATTATATGATCACGACGATGAAGAAACTGGAAGACATGGCAAACACGCATCCGGATATGCTCACCAGGGAGAACTTCCGCCTGATGAAATTGAAAGCAGAACATGAATTTTTTAATAAAATAAAAGCCTGACTATGAAGAATGTCATATATTCCTTACTGCTGGCATGCGTGTTTAGTCCGCTGATGGCCCAGCACAGGGAGATCGCTTTTGAACATACACCGTTATCTGATCTGCTGGCCAGATCGGCAAAAGAACATAAACTTGTATTTGTAGATTGCTATACCTCCTGGTGTGGTCCTTGTAAAGAGATGTCGACCCATGTATTCACAAAAGATACTGTAGCCGACTTTTTTAACACGCAGCTGATCTCTTTAAAGCTGGATATGGAAAAGGGAGAAGGTCCGGAAGTCGGCAAAAAATACCGGGTAGGAGCATATCCGTCATATCTCTTATTAAATGAGAAAGGAGAGCTCGTGTATAAATTCATTGGAGGCATGCCAGCAGAAGAATTTCTCAAAAAGGTATCCGAAGGAATGGACCCTGATAACAGGGTGGCACAGATCTTCCGCAGGTATGAGGCGGGAGATCGTAGCCCGGCGTTAATGCGGGAATACATTGTATTAACTATAAGGAACAAGGAAATAAAGCGGGGAAAGGAACTCAATATAGAATACACTCAATCTCTTACCGCGCAGCAGAAGCTGCTGCCTGAAAACTGGTTTCTGTATGGAGAGAACCAGTTTACCCGCGAGCTCTCCGATATGCATAGCCCAAACTTTACATACCTGGTAGAACACTGGCAGGACTTTGCCAAAGTAAAAGGCATTGATTCTATCAATCTCAAGATCTCAGGCGTATTCCGTAAACTTACCAGCTATTGCCTGCAAGGTTATTACCAGAAAGATATCGGGTATCAAAAAGAAGACTTTATTGTCTATCGTAAGCAAATCAAACACACACAGGTGCCAGATAAAAAAGACCTGATGATCATGATGGACATTGCCGAAGCCGCCTGTCAGGGAGATGCACAGCTTGTTACCAACCTGATTGCAGATCATATAGCCCAATTCAGTAGTCCGAATATGGATATTATATTTGCTTACCTGTCTTTCATTCCATCCTATAAAAAGAAGGAATATCCGCGTTGGGAAGAAATCATTCATACCGTAGCCGCTCATTCTCAAAACCATTTCCTCGTCGATCATGTTAAATCGTATTTTTAAAACAGGCCTGCTGGTCTTACTTGCTGGTAGTCTGTATGCACAGGATACTTATTATGATGCCCCAAATCTGGCCAAACAGATGGGATCTCTGACCGTTATTCCTTTTTTTGTAAAGGGTACTGATAAATGCTGGTTTAGTGCGGACAAGGACTATTACCTGGTGGATGCGAAGCGCGGCACCCGTCAGTGTATTTCTGATAAAAAATACCTGGGGGGCTTGCTACAGGAGTTATTGCACCAACCTGTGGATACGGCAGCTATCAAAGTAGAAATGCCTGGTAGCAATGATATGGGAATCTATTATAAAGAAGCCCGTTATTCTTATAGCCTGGCGAATGGGAAACTGGTACCCGCCATCCCCCATGATTATCCTCATTCCGGCTGGCGTAATGGTTTATCACCAGATAAGAAATGGCAGCTGGTGGCGAAGAACCATAACCTGTTTCTGCGGAAAAATTCGGATAGTTCTATGTTAAAGTTGTCTTTTGATGGGGAGTTATATCACTCTTTTAACATGAATGATGCTGACACTGGTACTTTGCGCGAATCAAATACAGAGGCGATATGGATAAAAGGTACTTCAAAATTTTACGTAGTCAGAAAGGATCGGCGTAAGGTTGGTACAATGACTGTCGTGCATAGTTTGTCTACTCCCCGCCCAAGGGTAGAGACGTATAAATATGAACTGCCGGGCGATAAGGATGTGACGCAGTATGAGTTATACCTGGGCGATGCTTCGGAAGGAACCTTTCTACCTGTAAATACGGGCGATTGGAAAGACCAGGAGCTGGAAGTGCTGTATGGCGGTGCTAAAGTGTATTTCCTGCGGAAGAAGCGTACAAGGGATGAAATGGACTTATGTGCAGTAGATTGGAAAGGTACAGTGCAGGTACTGATCCATGAGGTGAGCCGTCCTTTTATTAATGATGATGTATTCTCCGCTGCAATTCTCAATGATGGCAAAGATATTCTCTGGTGGTCAGACCGTAGTGGCTGGGGCCATTATTATTTATATGATGGTTCCGGTCATTTGCAGGGTGCAGTTACAGCGGGAGACTGGACAGCGGGCAAGTTACTAAGAGTAGATACGGCCTCAAAAAGACTATACTTTTATGGCTATGGCAGGGAACAGGGTATCAATCCTAACTACTCCTTTGTGTACGCCGTAAATTTCGATGGCAAAGGGTTGCGGTTGCTCACGCCTGAAAATGCCAACCATGAGGTGTTCATGGCGCCTGGCAATCAGTTCTTTGTTGACAACTATTCGCGGATAGACATGGATCCCCGCACTACTATCAGAAGTACCAGTAGCAACTGGCAGATGGAAATCTGGAAACCAGACCTGAGCCGGTTGTACAAATATGGCTGGAAAAGACCGGAGATGTTCACCATCAAAGCTGCCGATGGGGTAACGGATATTTATGGACTGATGTGGAAGCCGTTTGACTTTGACAGTACTAAAAAGTACCCCATCATTTCACAGGTATATCCGGGGCCGCAGACAGAAACAGTATGGTCCTCGTTTACAGTGCTGGACAGGTATAATAATACCGCCCTGGCACAGACGGGGAGTATCGTGGTCTGTATGGGGCACAGGGGTGGATCGCCTTACCGCAATAAAGCATATCATACATATGGTTATGGCAACCTCCGTGACTATGCGTTGGACGATGACAGGCATGGGATCATCCAACTGGCTGCCAGGTATCATTTTATTGATACCACCCGTGTCGGTATCTTTGGTCATTCCGGCGGGGGAATGATGGCGGTAGCGGCAATATGTACCTACCCTGATTTTTATAAGGTAGCAGTGGCCTCCTCCGGTAACCATGATAATAATATATATAACCGTACCTGGGGTGAAACCTTTCAGGGAATCGATTCCGGTTTTGCGTATCATGTAGCGCTGAACCAGGCACTCGCTTCGAAATTGAAAGGGCATTTATTATTAGTGACCGGAGAGGTAGATACGAATGTGCATCCGGCGGCTACCTATAGAATGGTGAATGCGTTGATACAGGCGGGAAAAGACTTTGACATGCTCGTATTGCCGGGGCAAAGTCATACTTACGAAGACACTTACAAAGCATATTTTCAACAACGGCTAAGACAATACTTTAAGTTCCACTTATGATAAAAAAAGGCGAGTCAGATCAGACTCGCCTTTCATATTATATAATAACCATCCTTCCTATTCTGATCATTACTATCCACGATCCCCACGTACCTTTGAAAACCTTTGCCAACAAAGAATAACCATCTATCAGAAAAAACCGCACATTGTTTAAAAATGTCCATTTATAACCAGCCGAGAAGGCGTGTCATCCAGTTTATTTTTATCGGTCTCGTACTGCTGATTGTTTCCCGTTTATTTATACTGCAAATAATTGATAAGAAATATTCCAAGCTGGCAGATGCCAACTCCGTAGTGAGAAAAGTCGTCTATCCCAGCCGTGGAATCATCTTTGACAGAAAGGGGAGAAGTGTGTTGCGCAACGATGTGATGTACGACCTGATGGTCACTCCATCGAATGTAAAGAAAATTGACACGGCTTACCTGTGTAAGATCTTAGGGATTGATATGCCAGAGTTTAAGAAACGCATCGTGGCGGCAATTGTCAGGAATGGCCGGGTAAGACAGTCGGTTTTTGCACCGTTGTTATTGCCGGATGTATATGGGCAGTTGCAGGAAAGTATGTACCAGTTTCAACCGGGTTTTGAGCTGATGCCCAGGCAGATCCGTTCTTATCCTTATAGTGGTGCTGCCAATATATTGGGCTACATAGGTGAGATCTCGCCACAAATGCAGTTGAACCCTGCTTATAAAGATTATAACATGGGTGACTATCTGGGGATGACAGGATTGGAGAAAACCTATGAGCACATTCTGATGGGGCAAAGAGGGATTCAATACCTTGTGAAGGATAACCTGAATCGCACACAGGGGGCGTATGAGAAAGGTGAATTTGACACTGCGGCAATAGCGGGCAAGAACCTCCGTCTATCATTGGATATTGATTTGCAGGTATTGGGTGAGCGGTTGATGCATAACAAGATAGGTAGTATTGTCGCCATCGATCCGCAAACAGGTGGTATATTGGCAATGGTAAGTGGTCCTTCATTTGATCCTAACTTATTGACGGGGTCTTACAGGGCACGCAATTTTAATAAACTATTTAGTGATACGACCAAGCCATTGTTTAACAGGGCTATTCAGGGTACGTACGCACCGGGTAGCTCCATGAAACCATTGACAGCGTTGGTAGCGCTGGATGAAGGTATCATTACTCCTGATTTTGGTTATCCCTGTCATGGTGCTTATTTGTCCTGCGGGCGAAGAATTGCCTGTGAGCATAGTGAAGCAGGCCATGCAGCAAATTTGCGACTGGCTATTTCGCACTCCTGCAATTCTTACTTTGTGAACCTGTACAGGATGGAAGTGGATGCAAAGAAATGGGGTGGGGTAGAAAAGGGGCATCAGAAGTGGTATGAATACATGACGTCATTTGGCTTGGGACACCGGTTAGGCATTGATATACCGGGAGAATATGCGGGGTATGCGATTGATACCGTGGGCATGAATAAGCGGTATCATGGGCAGTGGAATTCCTGTTCAGAGTTGTATGTAGGAATGGGACAGGGCGCAGTGGCGGTCACGCCTTTGCAGATGGCGAATGCGATGTGTATCATTGCAAATAAAGGATTTTACTACCTGCCGCATTTTGTGAATAGTATTGATAATGATGTTTCTGATGTGCTGAAGAAGTTCAGGGATAAACATACGGTAGCGCATGTAAAAGATACGGCTTACCAGTCGGTGATATTGGGAATGGAAGATGTGGTGGAAAGTGGTACGGGTAGAAATGCACAGATAGAAGGGGTGATCGTGTGTGGAAAGACAGGTACGGCAGAGAACAATGGCATCGTAAACGGGCAATTGAAGAAGATGAAGAGCCATGCATTCTTTGTGGCTTTTGCACCGAGAGATCATCCGAAGATAGCGGTGGCGGTCATTGTGGAGAATTCTGGTTATGGGGGCACCTTTGCGGCGCCGATTGCAGGATTGATGATGGAGAAGTATCTGAATGATACGATTTCAGTAAAGAAGAAGCCGGTGGTGCAAAAGATGCTGGAGACGGTGACGATGGATCCGGTAGTGCTTACAAAGTCCAAGCTGGATTCATTGAATGGCGCGACGGCTCATCTCACGACAGAGCAGATTATGAAAGAGTATTTCAGGAATTAATCTGATTTAGAAACTTCATTGGATTGGGTCATATCAATGGCGCGACGGCTCATCTCACGACAGAGCAGATTCTGAAGGAGTATTTCAGGAATTAATCTGATTTATAAACTTCATTGGATTGGGTCATATCAATGTCGCAACAGTTCATCTCACGACAGATCAGATCATGAAAGGGTACTTCAATAATTAATCCGCTTTTATAAACTTCATCACATTAGTAATACCATTGGCTTTTGTAAGCACCACTACGTACATGCCATTTGGTAAATGAGAAACTGACAATGCCAGACTTGTTTTGGTGAGCATATCCTCTCTACGCAGGTAGGTCTTTCCATCCATACCGTATATTTCCAATAACTTCCAGTTAGATAGCTGGTCGATAGTAAGAGAGGTATATGCCGGATTGGGATATAATCGAGGCCCTGTAGTAACCGTTGGATCCGGATCCACAGCAGTGATC
This Chitinophaga sancti DNA region includes the following protein-coding sequences:
- a CDS encoding RagB/SusD family nutrient uptake outer membrane protein, encoding MKQLIIYFLPICLLFSSCKKFLKETSPDEIKPTTTDDLYALMISDAYPYTANLEDFSDLLTDDVRSYGMPRKSTGEQNTTYSSYYQNGQGVFKYDAEELDGSEGTAATALNAWARYYSKIKGCNIIIDYIDNVSGTQKDKDALVGQSLLLRAFYYFKLLQLYCAPYVASAASTPGVPLILSMQVSDEHIGRSNLQETFDQVEKDLTQAATLLEANYKTPNAYRVGYIAAYALLSRVYLYKGEWDKAIDYAEKVLAERSQLTDMSLSSSSGSLYIYDQSQSAEVIFQYGSNPSGVTTFFPSPISYSGMHAPYEVADELGQLYENNDLRYKFYFYKVTVSGAGYNTRSSKIGLNSKGGDKGIRVAEMYLNAAEGLARRFKSGGQEADRTSALQYLNTLRQNRFSSPYTTIDIQNADSLISFALAERRRELCLEENFRWADIKRLGLSVTHNFIDADGNSTIYTLAANSPLYALPIPVTALERNNKLTQNAR
- a CDS encoding zinc-dependent metalloprotease; translated protein: MFYAAPLSLSAQSADSIPSMESFIKSTAVRHQGMCNIYIQEGRYLMEVPDSINGRDILSAITIVKGAAQVERKPEKRFGYAGDAVFERVIRFVKAGDKLNIVQPIFQNAQDSTTIYYKVANNTLMPVLLSFPVMAKSDHAVLIDFTETLTGDGDLFALKGAKKELSLGNLEADKSSILSIRCFPANMNFRSLRTYGPGGESKNSSAWEVGASWVLLPLHPMPQRFEDSRVGYFTKTIRDYDNYATNPRMVQLTIRWDLHPKPADVPRYLAGELVEPEHPIVFYIDKHTPAYLVPYFIKGVNAWQQAFEKAGFRHAIYALPEPSEEDSTYAMEDVRFSYISYKGSPIENAFGPNVSDPRSGQIISSRVAVFHSVLDLIQRWYFSMCAATDTAARHYPLSHDVMGRLIQNVITHEVGHTLGLKHNFGGSAFYEVDSIRVPAYVAKNGFGASIMDYMRFNYTAQPEDHMPDTLLVPGIGVYDLFAIEWGYRYLPQFTTPKATSDSLERWVTEKRKDIRLRFGRENDQMDPRYQSEDVGSDPVQAGKLGIKNLQLTMQHFNKWMKTSENDPAHYRQQYRSLLGRYHNYLLHALVEVGGRYNNREAKPEENFPSYEPVPRARQEAAVAFLEEYLLEYPKWLFDTAIMRKAAFEFDRDGMEPFNITLSRLIMSYSHINDNLVVNPKGYATKELYERLYTVIFSKPATSKFNRELQRTLLIKSLSIVASSSGFSDDVSVQLLAIIDKIGTKSRKELQMSTDVLLKAHWESLADMITIWEKGNASSLAAGK
- a CDS encoding zinc-dependent metalloprotease, which codes for MRRPLITACLLFNVALATAQNKSPKSYKEFYKDGMKKIEGDYSIYKKDKHYYLEIPDNALEKDVLVMGYVRKGYSSAIAKSAGIIRFSKGINNSLNVTRISFNEGASGDINGDMEPVIKRSGLLPISYGYSIVATGKKGGYIIEISRQILEGGDWFAFPDLTFLSHPDPERSVVEDIKTTEKAVRFTVERSQTDFNKDFVSGRDMDNANTYEIELVFQQLPDEKMPRKLAEKASPFETFSFMDYGRTAYTARKTSFIHKWNISNKISVALDPNIPAFFRKYIEQGVLAWNVAFHGDVLKIVQDQQLSPGYMLVNWGNTYNSPIVATVEHPETGEILAARINVTEAVTDQLMLRYLLQCGANDKRIIKDIRNPEIQGEILRWLMTQTVGEALGLRANLSGSAAYTTAQLRNPAWMKTHAFSASIMDDIEFNYVAQPEDHVPVSTLMPGIGEADIAAIEWGYGQGPAPTYLPEDSLNPLTQHYDLAADKIMASTLAIKNLQRVFLQLDTISKQLDGTEDLFKSNGSLYGAALISYEKYCMDVSALIGGVCRKPLSLGEEKIKADAAVQKQALAFLQQYVFSGPAAWMKINGTPGGRVISVEESFTHMQIAILKSLIDIRKLDQVADANEIFNFIDKEVFFSFSKEKVLNTEERTMQAKFVYELAQATYKANISTGLNDANVLLHYYMITTMKKLEDMANTHPDMLTRENFRLMKLKAEHEFFNKIKA
- a CDS encoding thioredoxin family protein; this encodes MKNVIYSLLLACVFSPLMAQHREIAFEHTPLSDLLARSAKEHKLVFVDCYTSWCGPCKEMSTHVFTKDTVADFFNTQLISLKLDMEKGEGPEVGKKYRVGAYPSYLLLNEKGELVYKFIGGMPAEEFLKKVSEGMDPDNRVAQIFRRYEAGDRSPALMREYIVLTIRNKEIKRGKELNIEYTQSLTAQQKLLPENWFLYGENQFTRELSDMHSPNFTYLVEHWQDFAKVKGIDSINLKISGVFRKLTSYCLQGYYQKDIGYQKEDFIVYRKQIKHTQVPDKKDLMIMMDIAEAACQGDAQLVTNLIADHIAQFSSPNMDIIFAYLSFIPSYKKKEYPRWEEIIHTVAAHSQNHFLVDHVKSYF
- a CDS encoding S9 family peptidase translates to MLNRIFKTGLLVLLAGSLYAQDTYYDAPNLAKQMGSLTVIPFFVKGTDKCWFSADKDYYLVDAKRGTRQCISDKKYLGGLLQELLHQPVDTAAIKVEMPGSNDMGIYYKEARYSYSLANGKLVPAIPHDYPHSGWRNGLSPDKKWQLVAKNHNLFLRKNSDSSMLKLSFDGELYHSFNMNDADTGTLRESNTEAIWIKGTSKFYVVRKDRRKVGTMTVVHSLSTPRPRVETYKYELPGDKDVTQYELYLGDASEGTFLPVNTGDWKDQELEVLYGGAKVYFLRKKRTRDEMDLCAVDWKGTVQVLIHEVSRPFINDDVFSAAILNDGKDILWWSDRSGWGHYYLYDGSGHLQGAVTAGDWTAGKLLRVDTASKRLYFYGYGREQGINPNYSFVYAVNFDGKGLRLLTPENANHEVFMAPGNQFFVDNYSRIDMDPRTTIRSTSSNWQMEIWKPDLSRLYKYGWKRPEMFTIKAADGVTDIYGLMWKPFDFDSTKKYPIISQVYPGPQTETVWSSFTVLDRYNNTALAQTGSIVVCMGHRGGSPYRNKAYHTYGYGNLRDYALDDDRHGIIQLAARYHFIDTTRVGIFGHSGGGMMAVAAICTYPDFYKVAVASSGNHDNNIYNRTWGETFQGIDSGFAYHVALNQALASKLKGHLLLVTGEVDTNVHPAATYRMVNALIQAGKDFDMLVLPGQSHTYEDTYKAYFQQRLRQYFKFHL